The following proteins come from a genomic window of Lachnoclostridium phytofermentans ISDg:
- a CDS encoding HlyC/CorC family transporter, with translation MDPVATQLVVLLILLLLSAFFSSAETSLTTVNKLRIRSMVDQGVKGAKTVSILIENPAKMLSTILIGNNVVNLTASSLATSLALSHWGSKAAGIATGILTLLILIFGEITPKTLATIHAEKIAFFVAPIIYFITQLLTPVVYIVNKMSYLILFILRVDPNKKYVTMTENELRTIVDVSHEEGVIESEERKMITNVVDFGDSLAKDVMVPRINMAFASVDMSYSQLIEVFREEQYSRMPVYDENRDDIVGIINLKDVFFFRGDYNEFNIRDYMREPYYTYEYKKTSELLSEMKRESLPMVIVLDEYGATAGLITMEDLLEEIVGEIRDEYDYDEEDVITKLGENEYLADGSAKLDEINEFIGLSLDSEDYDSIAGHIIHLLDHLPEQDEQITENNITYTVTKVEKNRIDKVHIKIEPEFYKSNSQDNEAN, from the coding sequence TTGGACCCCGTCGCCACGCAGCTAGTCGTGTTGCTTATCTTGTTACTATTGTCCGCATTTTTCTCATCTGCAGAAACTTCCCTAACCACTGTTAATAAACTTCGTATTCGAAGCATGGTGGATCAAGGGGTTAAGGGTGCGAAAACTGTCAGTATATTAATTGAAAATCCTGCAAAGATGCTTAGTACCATCTTAATCGGTAATAACGTTGTAAACCTAACCGCTTCATCGTTAGCTACATCTCTTGCGCTATCCCATTGGGGTAGTAAAGCCGCAGGAATTGCAACTGGTATATTAACTTTGTTAATCCTAATCTTTGGTGAAATTACACCGAAGACACTCGCAACTATTCATGCAGAAAAAATAGCTTTCTTTGTTGCACCGATTATTTATTTCATCACACAGTTATTAACACCTGTTGTTTATATTGTGAATAAGATGTCTTATCTTATTTTGTTTATCTTACGTGTTGATCCAAATAAAAAATACGTTACGATGACAGAAAATGAACTACGTACCATCGTAGACGTCAGCCATGAAGAAGGTGTAATCGAAAGCGAAGAAAGAAAAATGATTACTAATGTAGTAGATTTCGGTGACTCACTCGCAAAGGATGTTATGGTTCCTAGAATTAATATGGCTTTTGCAAGTGTTGATATGTCCTATTCTCAATTGATTGAAGTATTCCGCGAAGAACAATACTCAAGAATGCCCGTGTATGACGAAAACCGTGATGATATTGTTGGTATCATCAACTTAAAAGATGTATTCTTTTTCCGCGGTGATTATAATGAATTTAATATTCGTGATTATATGAGAGAACCATATTACACCTATGAATACAAAAAAACCAGTGAATTGCTAAGTGAAATGAAAAGAGAATCTTTACCAATGGTAATCGTACTGGACGAATATGGTGCAACTGCTGGTCTTATTACAATGGAAGACTTACTTGAGGAAATCGTCGGAGAGATTCGTGACGAATATGATTATGACGAAGAAGATGTTATCACCAAACTTGGTGAAAACGAATACCTTGCTGATGGTTCTGCAAAATTAGATGAAATTAATGAGTTTATCGGATTATCCTTAGATTCTGAGGATTATGATTCCATAGCCGGTCATATCATTCATTTATTAGACCATTTACCAGAGCAAGACGAACAAATCACAGAAAATAATATCACCTATACCGTAACTAAGGTTGAAAAAAATCGTATCGATAAGGTGCATATTAAAATAGAACCTGAGTTTTATAAATCAAATTCACAAGATAACGAAGCTAACTAA
- the mgtE gene encoding magnesium transporter, translated as MQDKVLELLENKSYSELKHILETMNSADIAQILSEVKNEDMILLYRFLTKDTAVETFSYMETELQERLIHAMTDKELRDVTSELFLDDTVDLIEEMPANIVKRILQQAQPDQRKLINEFLKYPSDSAGSVMTIEFIDLKATMTVDEAFAKIRKIGLDKETIYTCYVLDDSRRLQGIVTVKDLLLAKNDTILSDIMETNLITVNTHDDKEVVARKFDKYDFLALPVVDQESRLVGIITIDDAIDVIQDENTEDFERMAALSPSEDSYFRTSVFQHAKNRIVWLLALMLSATVTGVLITRYENAFKAIPLLVAFIPMLMDTGGNCGSQTSTLIIRGMALDEIRSKDILRVLYKEIRVALLVGVMLGSVNGIRIFIQYHDLGLALVVGLTLVATVCLSKVLGCLLPMVAKVFKMDPALMAAPLITTIVDTCSIMIYFSIALRIMNL; from the coding sequence ATGCAAGATAAAGTATTAGAGTTATTAGAAAATAAAAGTTATAGCGAGCTAAAGCATATTTTAGAAACCATGAATAGTGCTGATATCGCACAGATATTAAGTGAAGTTAAGAATGAAGATATGATTCTACTATATAGATTCTTAACAAAAGATACTGCAGTAGAGACATTCTCCTACATGGAAACTGAGCTTCAAGAGCGTCTGATTCATGCAATGACAGACAAAGAGTTACGTGATGTTACGTCGGAACTCTTCTTAGATGATACAGTAGATTTAATTGAGGAGATGCCAGCGAATATTGTAAAAAGAATATTACAGCAAGCTCAACCAGATCAAAGAAAATTAATAAATGAGTTTTTAAAGTATCCTTCTGATAGTGCTGGAAGTGTGATGACCATTGAGTTTATTGATCTAAAGGCAACGATGACAGTGGATGAAGCATTTGCTAAGATTCGAAAAATTGGTCTTGATAAAGAGACAATCTATACCTGTTATGTTCTTGATGATAGCAGAAGATTACAAGGAATTGTTACAGTAAAGGACTTACTTCTTGCAAAGAATGATACGATTCTTTCTGATATCATGGAAACAAATCTTATAACGGTAAATACACATGATGATAAAGAGGTAGTAGCAAGAAAATTTGATAAATATGATTTTCTTGCATTACCAGTCGTAGATCAGGAATCTCGTTTAGTAGGTATCATCACGATTGATGACGCTATCGATGTAATTCAGGATGAGAACACGGAAGACTTTGAACGTATGGCTGCGTTGTCACCATCAGAGGATTCGTATTTTAGAACTTCTGTATTTCAGCATGCTAAGAACCGTATTGTATGGTTATTAGCGTTAATGCTTTCTGCAACTGTTACAGGTGTGCTGATAACGAGATATGAGAATGCTTTTAAAGCGATTCCTTTATTAGTTGCATTTATTCCAATGCTAATGGATACCGGTGGAAATTGTGGTTCTCAAACTTCTACTCTAATAATTCGTGGTATGGCGCTAGATGAAATACGTTCCAAAGATATTCTTCGTGTTTTATATAAGGAAATTCGTGTTGCTCTCTTAGTAGGTGTGATGCTCGGTTCTGTGAATGGAATACGTATTTTTATTCAGTATCATGATCTGGGATTAGCTTTGGTGGTAGGGCTGACATTAGTTGCCACAGTATGTCTATCAAAGGTTCTTGGTTGTTTACTTCCGATGGTAGCAAAGGTATTTAAAATGGATCCAGCATTAATGGCAGCTCCTTTAATTACTACTATCGTAGATACTTGTTCTATTATGATTTACTTTTCCATTGCTTTAAGAATTATGAATTTATAG
- a CDS encoding NifB/NifX family molybdenum-iron cluster-binding protein, giving the protein MEAKVAKNKKKIAVTTDENHNVFQHFGHCETFTIFELEGNSLISKATLKNTGSGHVATVDLLKEMGVDVVICGGIGSAAMGLLMDEDILVIPGMQGDIEVAVASFLDGASKPSTEANCNHHDHHDHHDHHDHHDHHDHKDGEHKCGGCSCGSCH; this is encoded by the coding sequence GTGGAAGCAAAAGTAGCAAAAAATAAGAAGAAGATTGCAGTAACAACAGATGAGAATCATAATGTATTTCAGCATTTTGGTCATTGTGAAACCTTTACTATTTTTGAATTGGAAGGAAATTCTCTAATCAGCAAAGCTACCCTTAAGAATACAGGCAGCGGCCATGTTGCAACTGTAGATTTATTAAAAGAAATGGGTGTTGATGTTGTAATTTGTGGTGGAATTGGTAGCGCTGCTATGGGATTATTAATGGATGAAGATATCCTTGTAATTCCTGGAATGCAAGGAGACATTGAAGTTGCTGTGGCTTCTTTCTTAGATGGGGCATCAAAACCATCTACAGAGGCAAATTGCAATCATCACGATCATCACGATCACCACGATCATCACGATCATCACGATCACCACGATCATAAAGACGGCGAACACAAATGTGGCGGTTGTTCTTGTGGTAGTTGTCATTAA
- a CDS encoding DUF134 domain-containing protein, whose translation MPRNGVCRRVCADFQNKVFTPASGKKEYVKLNVEELEALRLCDLEGLEQEDAAGRMQVSRGTFQRILYSARKKSSEALCEAKGVLVEGGNYTIATSHCDCEKRCKVCKMKAEKTVSQKDDTPHNLEHKGDNT comes from the coding sequence ATGCCTAGAAATGGAGTATGCAGGCGGGTGTGTGCGGATTTTCAGAATAAAGTATTTACACCTGCGAGCGGAAAAAAAGAGTATGTGAAACTGAATGTAGAAGAATTGGAGGCACTGAGGCTTTGCGACCTTGAAGGTCTAGAGCAAGAAGATGCAGCAGGAAGAATGCAGGTATCAAGAGGCACATTTCAACGTATTCTATACTCAGCAAGAAAAAAGAGTTCAGAAGCATTATGCGAAGCGAAAGGCGTTTTGGTTGAGGGTGGTAATTATACCATAGCAACCTCGCATTGCGACTGCGAGAAGCGATGTAAAGTCTGTAAGATGAAGGCAGAAAAAACAGTGAGTCAGAAAGATGATACACCGCACAATCTAGAACATAAAGGAGATAACACATGA
- a CDS encoding MATE family efflux transporter: MAKSNAKDMTQGSPTKLIFFFSIPLLIGNVVQQLYSMTDTIIVGQCLGSNALAAVGTTGPLSFLILGFVIGITSGIAVIAAQRFGAKDEEGLKRSVATSIILGISITIIITVLAVLLAKPLLLLINTPETILQEAYDYIVVIFLGVFACMLYNMIACLLRAIGDSRTPLYFLAVSSILNIGLDFLFILTFDMGVAGAAWATVLSQFLSGLACVIYAFVKYPMLRVSKKDFHLDLRFAWKHLQIGLPMAFQFSITAIGVIILQGALNLFGEDKIAAFTAGSKVEQLVTQPAGTFGVTMANFTGQNLGANRLDRIKVGVRKCAMLTLSFAVLAMILLQIFSKPLLYLFDVGNNPVIMDAALMYLRLCSIFFPFLFLIFVYRNVLQGVGRSFMPLMAGVFELVARSAAAFILPGLMGYAGICLAGPAAWVAASILLFVSYHIVIRQVEKQYAGKTR; the protein is encoded by the coding sequence ATGGCTAAATCAAACGCAAAAGATATGACGCAGGGAAGTCCAACCAAATTAATATTTTTCTTCTCTATCCCCTTACTGATTGGAAATGTAGTCCAACAGCTTTATAGTATGACAGACACGATTATCGTTGGACAGTGTCTTGGCTCGAATGCTTTGGCAGCGGTAGGAACAACCGGACCGCTTAGCTTTTTAATTTTAGGTTTTGTGATTGGAATTACAAGTGGAATCGCGGTGATAGCTGCTCAACGTTTTGGAGCAAAAGATGAAGAAGGATTGAAGCGCTCCGTAGCTACTTCAATTATACTTGGAATTTCTATTACGATTATTATAACAGTATTAGCAGTTTTACTTGCAAAGCCTTTATTACTTCTTATAAATACACCAGAAACAATTTTACAAGAGGCTTATGACTACATTGTAGTAATCTTTCTTGGTGTGTTTGCTTGTATGCTCTATAATATGATAGCATGCCTGCTTCGCGCAATTGGAGATAGCAGGACTCCACTTTATTTTTTAGCAGTCTCTTCTATTTTAAATATTGGGTTAGACTTTTTATTTATTCTTACATTTGATATGGGGGTTGCAGGGGCGGCTTGGGCAACTGTATTATCCCAGTTTTTATCTGGTCTTGCATGTGTAATTTATGCATTTGTAAAATATCCGATGCTTCGTGTATCCAAAAAAGATTTTCATTTGGATCTCAGATTTGCTTGGAAACATTTGCAGATTGGATTACCTATGGCATTTCAGTTCTCCATCACAGCGATTGGTGTGATTATCTTACAAGGTGCACTAAATCTATTTGGAGAAGATAAAATTGCGGCATTTACCGCAGGGTCAAAAGTTGAGCAGTTGGTAACACAGCCAGCTGGAACCTTTGGTGTTACAATGGCTAATTTTACAGGACAAAATTTAGGCGCGAATCGTTTGGATCGAATTAAAGTTGGGGTCAGAAAGTGTGCTATGCTAACCCTTTCCTTTGCAGTATTGGCTATGATCTTATTGCAGATTTTTTCAAAGCCACTGCTTTATTTATTCGATGTTGGAAATAACCCAGTTATAATGGATGCTGCATTGATGTATTTACGATTATGCTCCATCTTTTTCCCATTCTTATTCCTGATATTTGTTTACCGAAATGTGTTACAAGGAGTCGGAAGAAGTTTTATGCCATTAATGGCTGGTGTTTTTGAATTAGTAGCTCGTTCTGCAGCAGCATTTATATTACCAGGACTTATGGGATATGCAGGTATATGCTTGGCAGGACCTGCAGCTTGGGTAGCAGCGTCTATTTTACTTTTTGTTTCTTATCATATTGTAATAAGGCAAGTAGAAAAACAATATGCGGGGAAAACACGTTAA
- the ilvC gene encoding ketol-acid reductoisomerase, giving the protein MAKIYYQQDCNLSLLEGKTVAVIGYGSQGHAHALNMKESGVHVIIGLYEGSKSWAKASAAGFEVYTAAEAAKKADVIMILINDEKQAKMYKESIEPNLEAGNALMFAHGFAIHFGQIIPPKDVDVLMIAPKGPGHTVRSQYQEGQGVPCLIAVHQDATGKAHDLGLAYALAIGGARAGVLETTFREETETDLFGEQAVLCGGVTALMKCGFEVLVEAGYEPESAYFECIHEMKLIVDLINESGFAGMRYSISNTAEYGDYITGPKIITEDTKNAMRQVLKDIQEGVFARNWLLENQVGCPNFNAKRRMESEHQLEKVGAELRGLMSWTQKKKLIDN; this is encoded by the coding sequence ATGGCAAAGATTTATTACCAACAGGATTGTAACCTTTCTCTACTTGAGGGAAAAACAGTAGCTGTCATCGGTTACGGCAGCCAAGGACATGCGCATGCACTTAACATGAAGGAATCCGGTGTTCATGTGATTATTGGCTTATATGAAGGAAGTAAGTCATGGGCTAAAGCGAGTGCAGCAGGCTTTGAAGTATATACAGCAGCAGAGGCAGCAAAGAAGGCTGATGTAATTATGATTCTTATCAACGATGAGAAGCAAGCTAAGATGTATAAAGAGTCTATTGAGCCAAACTTAGAAGCAGGAAATGCATTAATGTTTGCTCATGGTTTCGCAATTCATTTTGGTCAAATTATTCCTCCTAAAGATGTCGATGTATTAATGATAGCGCCAAAAGGTCCTGGACATACCGTAAGAAGCCAGTATCAAGAAGGTCAGGGTGTTCCTTGCTTAATTGCTGTTCATCAGGACGCTACAGGTAAGGCACATGACTTAGGTCTTGCCTATGCACTTGCAATCGGTGGAGCTAGAGCTGGAGTTCTTGAGACAACATTCCGTGAAGAAACTGAAACAGATCTTTTTGGTGAGCAAGCAGTTCTTTGTGGTGGTGTTACAGCGTTGATGAAGTGCGGATTTGAAGTACTTGTTGAAGCTGGATATGAGCCAGAGAGTGCTTATTTTGAGTGTATCCATGAGATGAAGTTAATTGTTGACTTAATCAACGAGAGTGGGTTTGCAGGTATGAGATATTCTATCTCTAATACTGCGGAGTACGGTGATTACATAACCGGACCAAAGATCATCACAGAGGATACAAAGAATGCAATGCGTCAGGTTCTAAAAGATATTCAGGAAGGTGTATTTGCACGTAACTGGTTACTTGAGAACCAAGTTGGTTGTCCAAACTTTAATGCAAAAAGAAGAATGGAATCGGAACATCAACTAGAGAAAGTTGGTGCTGAGTTAAGAGGATTAATGAGCTGGACTCAGAAGAAAAAGTTAATTGACAACTAA
- the ilvN gene encoding acetolactate synthase small subunit: MRKMVLSILVENTAGVLSRVSGLFSRRGYNIDSLTVGETENPAFSRMTVVVNGEEQILEQIRNQLQKLEDIVEIKELHSEESVCRELILVKVQAGESERKDVIAVADIFRAKIVDVAKESLMIELTGNQAKIDAFINLLDGFKILEIVRTGITGLPRGSGDIADYV; the protein is encoded by the coding sequence ATGAGAAAGATGGTTTTATCTATTTTGGTAGAAAACACTGCAGGTGTACTTAGCCGTGTGTCTGGTCTCTTTAGTAGAAGAGGGTATAATATTGATAGCTTAACCGTTGGTGAAACTGAGAATCCCGCATTTTCTAGGATGACAGTTGTTGTAAACGGGGAAGAACAAATCTTAGAGCAAATTAGAAATCAACTTCAAAAGCTTGAGGATATTGTAGAAATAAAAGAACTACATAGTGAAGAGTCCGTTTGCCGTGAGCTCATTTTAGTAAAAGTTCAAGCAGGAGAATCAGAACGCAAAGATGTAATTGCGGTAGCAGATATTTTCCGTGCTAAGATTGTCGATGTAGCCAAAGAATCCTTAATGATTGAACTAACAGGAAATCAGGCAAAGATTGATGCATTTATTAATTTATTAGATGGATTTAAGATTTTAGAGATCGTACGAACAGGAATTACTGGATTGCCAAGAGGTTCCGGTGATATTGCTGATTACGTATAA
- a CDS encoding alginate lyase family protein, whose protein sequence is MRREKLQKFWCGNNVNKAAEFFKDNYSLSEKELIEQANLVCDNTFVFREHWEMERTNQPVTFNGNVEWDCIPSGDPEWTFALNRHTCFVNLAKAWNCTKNEKYAEKFMELAKDWMERVPLTEESKQNTWRSIEAGIRCENWLKSMMLFADCGQIPESFWDEFERILFLHGEYLMSVNGVFHRLSNWGILQNHGLLLAGIYFENNDWIKEAVKRLEEELYVQIFEDGTQWEQSPMYHGEVLHCSIDSIEHMKRFGIQIPAQMSKKVENMLYALAMWCKPNGNIPCQSDSDDIDAGDLLVHGACFYNDGILKFLSDTRFREENIWNLGIEDYLLYEKIEALAPKETSYALADSGNYMLRSGFDKDADYLRFHNGCMGSGHGHGDLLHIDLFSHGEDILIDTGRYTYVDSKIRRDFKSPSAHNTICVDDEEFSVCANSWGYEKMAQPIKGEYRFTEMADFVSGAHLGYIEKGIFLSRKVVYIKPSIYVIMDECYGSGTHRYMQNWHFSGDGNIIPDEKQVTFEGKKGNAKFFFLHGQIALSKKEWSAEYNSLKPCNHVSVSMEETGSTSMITVISTGEKGDNQDVIVEEIPVSLEKSGKILTDKQAEAIRIKINEEEYVVVFLHEEIISEVDLIFAGGYSSYGKVLLFSNKNPRGICLQY, encoded by the coding sequence ATGAGAAGAGAAAAATTGCAAAAATTCTGGTGTGGTAACAATGTTAATAAAGCCGCAGAATTTTTTAAAGATAATTATAGTTTAAGTGAGAAAGAGCTAATTGAACAGGCTAATTTAGTATGTGATAATACCTTTGTATTTAGAGAACACTGGGAAATGGAGAGAACAAACCAACCGGTTACATTTAACGGTAATGTGGAATGGGACTGTATTCCTTCTGGTGATCCGGAATGGACTTTCGCATTAAACCGTCATACCTGTTTTGTAAATCTAGCAAAGGCATGGAACTGTACTAAAAATGAGAAGTATGCTGAAAAATTCATGGAACTTGCGAAGGACTGGATGGAACGGGTACCGCTTACTGAGGAAAGTAAGCAAAATACTTGGAGAAGTATTGAGGCGGGAATACGATGTGAGAATTGGTTAAAGAGCATGATGCTTTTTGCAGATTGCGGACAGATACCGGAAAGCTTCTGGGATGAATTTGAAAGGATACTTTTCTTACATGGAGAATATCTTATGTCTGTAAACGGAGTCTTTCATAGGCTAAGCAACTGGGGAATTCTTCAAAATCATGGACTTTTACTTGCAGGAATTTATTTTGAAAATAATGATTGGATAAAAGAAGCAGTAAAAAGACTGGAAGAGGAATTGTATGTACAGATCTTTGAAGACGGTACACAATGGGAACAAAGCCCGATGTATCATGGAGAAGTATTACATTGCAGCATAGACAGTATAGAACATATGAAACGCTTTGGAATTCAGATACCGGCACAGATGAGCAAAAAAGTAGAGAACATGTTATATGCACTAGCTATGTGGTGTAAACCAAATGGGAACATTCCTTGTCAGTCTGACAGTGATGATATCGATGCCGGTGATTTACTTGTGCATGGAGCATGTTTCTATAATGATGGTATATTAAAATTTTTATCAGATACTAGATTCAGAGAAGAAAATATATGGAATCTTGGGATAGAGGACTATTTATTATATGAAAAAATAGAAGCCTTAGCACCAAAAGAAACCTCCTATGCATTAGCAGATAGTGGTAATTATATGCTAAGAAGCGGATTTGATAAGGATGCAGATTATTTAAGATTTCATAATGGATGTATGGGAAGCGGACATGGACATGGAGACCTATTGCATATTGATTTATTTTCCCATGGAGAGGATATTTTAATTGACACAGGCCGCTATACTTATGTAGATTCAAAAATAAGAAGAGATTTTAAGAGCCCTTCTGCCCACAATACCATATGCGTAGATGATGAAGAATTTTCTGTATGTGCAAACAGCTGGGGATATGAAAAGATGGCTCAACCGATAAAGGGAGAATACCGTTTTACTGAAATGGCGGATTTTGTATCCGGTGCCCATTTAGGTTATATAGAGAAAGGAATCTTTCTATCTAGAAAAGTAGTTTATATTAAGCCAAGTATATACGTAATAATGGATGAATGCTATGGTAGTGGCACGCATAGATATATGCAAAATTGGCATTTCTCTGGAGATGGAAATATTATTCCTGACGAAAAACAAGTAACCTTTGAGGGAAAAAAGGGTAATGCAAAATTCTTCTTCCTTCATGGACAAATCGCGCTATCTAAAAAAGAATGGTCTGCGGAATATAACAGTTTAAAACCTTGTAACCATGTTTCGGTTTCCATGGAGGAAACAGGAAGTACTTCAATGATTACTGTGATTTCTACTGGGGAGAAGGGCGATAATCAAGATGTTATAGTAGAGGAAATTCCTGTCTCACTAGAAAAGAGCGGGAAGATATTAACCGATAAACAGGCAGAAGCAATTAGAATTAAAATAAACGAAGAAGAATATGTTGTTGTATTTTTACATGAGGAAATTATTAGCGAAGTGGATTTGATATTCGCAGGTGGTTATAGTTCTTATGGAAAGGTGTTATTATTCTCTAATAAGAATCCAAGAGGCATCTGTTTACAATATTAA
- a CDS encoding alpha-L-fucosidase has product MNSKKTDWFCDARFGMFIHWGLYAIPGQGEWYMSFDRVNAKDYEKYFNEFNPQEFDPRQWAQLAKEAGMKYIVLTAKHHDGFCLFDSKYTDYKSTNTKAGKDFIKEYVEAVREAGLKVGIYYSLLDWHHPDYPKYNDMFHPMRENEAYKEDKYDWDNYLNYMHGQVEELCSNYGKLDLLWFDFSYGDMKGEKWKATELMEMVRRLQPEALVNDRLEGGGSSHGSIMEGTPSKIAGDFASPEQCMPTSELCNKKGEPVVWELCTTINDSWGYVPSDRNYKSAEFLIHKLVECVSKSGNLILNVGPDAQGRIPKEQVEALRQIGAWMKMNGESIYGCEGAKLPRPEWGRYTQKENILYAHIMEAPIGPIPITGVAKEQIESIRVLWDGSEAKDASLALGPRKHPETKFITFGNNGNFTYPLPIEADTVLKIVVKGNL; this is encoded by the coding sequence ATGAATAGTAAAAAAACAGATTGGTTTTGTGATGCTCGTTTTGGCATGTTTATTCATTGGGGGCTTTATGCAATACCTGGACAGGGCGAATGGTATATGAGCTTTGATAGGGTAAATGCGAAAGATTACGAAAAATATTTCAATGAATTTAATCCCCAGGAATTTGATCCAAGACAATGGGCGCAGCTTGCTAAAGAAGCAGGTATGAAATATATAGTGCTTACAGCAAAACACCATGATGGTTTTTGCTTGTTTGACAGTAAGTATACAGATTATAAATCTACCAATACAAAAGCAGGAAAAGATTTTATCAAAGAATATGTAGAAGCAGTACGTGAAGCAGGACTAAAGGTAGGAATCTATTATTCTCTTTTAGACTGGCATCACCCAGACTATCCAAAATATAATGATATGTTCCATCCTATGCGTGAGAATGAAGCCTATAAAGAAGACAAGTATGATTGGGACAATTACTTAAACTACATGCATGGACAGGTTGAGGAGCTTTGCAGTAATTATGGAAAGTTAGATCTGTTATGGTTTGATTTCTCTTATGGGGACATGAAGGGAGAGAAATGGAAAGCAACCGAACTTATGGAGATGGTAAGAAGATTACAGCCAGAGGCATTGGTGAATGACCGATTAGAAGGTGGCGGTAGTAGTCATGGTTCTATTATGGAAGGAACTCCAAGTAAAATCGCTGGAGATTTTGCAAGTCCGGAACAGTGTATGCCAACGAGTGAGCTTTGCAATAAAAAAGGTGAGCCTGTAGTATGGGAATTATGTACAACCATAAATGATTCATGGGGCTATGTGCCAAGTGACAGAAATTATAAATCAGCAGAATTTTTAATCCACAAATTAGTTGAATGCGTATCCAAAAGCGGCAATCTGATTTTAAATGTGGGACCGGATGCACAGGGAAGAATTCCAAAAGAACAGGTAGAGGCCTTAAGGCAGATCGGGGCATGGATGAAAATGAATGGAGAAAGCATCTATGGCTGTGAAGGAGCGAAGTTACCAAGACCAGAATGGGGACGTTATACTCAAAAAGAAAATATTTTATATGCTCATATTATGGAAGCACCGATTGGTCCAATCCCAATAACAGGAGTTGCAAAAGAGCAGATTGAGAGTATAAGGGTTTTATGGGACGGTAGTGAGGCAAAAGATGCTTCTTTGGCACTTGGACCAAGAAAGCATCCAGAAACTAAGTTTATTACTTTTGGCAATAATGGGAATTTTACATATCCACTTCCCATCGAAGCAGATACCGTATTAAAGATTGTAGTCAAAGGAAACTTGTAA
- a CDS encoding PHP domain-containing protein, with the protein MKNRIYLLPETGNFYKANLHSHTVVSDGKLKPEESKEIYKKHGYQVMAITDHRIYKNHEELNDEEFLALAALEVDINEVSSDRLRPTDKTYHINLYDTKPEYERERKEKGICPERRYEDFDYINQYLEEMKELGFIACYNHPYWSLQNYDDYKGLKGLFAMEIYNHGCEHDGLYGYNPQSYDEMLRLGNRLWCLATDDNHNGYPFDNPLCDSFGGFTMIKAEELTYSAIVDSMMKGHFYSSMGPEIKELYIEGNELVVKTGPVQKIYVMMDATRCYRKVAAYGETLTEARFTLDGNENYIRVECKDENGLYANSNAYFLSDIGAKEIKRNE; encoded by the coding sequence ATGAAGAATAGAATTTATTTATTGCCTGAGACAGGAAATTTCTATAAGGCTAACCTTCACAGCCATACAGTTGTGTCAGATGGAAAACTGAAACCGGAAGAGTCTAAGGAGATATATAAGAAACATGGATATCAGGTTATGGCAATTACTGATCATAGAATATACAAAAATCATGAAGAACTAAATGATGAAGAATTCCTAGCTCTTGCAGCGCTAGAAGTAGACATAAATGAAGTAAGTTCAGATAGACTACGTCCGACAGATAAGACCTATCATATTAACTTATATGATACAAAACCTGAGTATGAAAGAGAAAGAAAAGAAAAGGGGATTTGTCCGGAACGAAGATATGAAGATTTTGATTATATCAATCAGTATCTGGAAGAAATGAAAGAATTGGGATTTATAGCATGCTATAACCACCCTTACTGGTCATTACAAAATTATGATGATTATAAAGGACTAAAAGGGCTTTTTGCCATGGAAATCTACAATCACGGCTGTGAGCATGATGGGTTATACGGTTATAACCCACAGTCCTATGATGAAATGCTTCGTTTAGGTAACAGGTTATGGTGTTTGGCAACCGATGATAATCATAACGGCTATCCTTTTGATAATCCTCTATGTGATTCCTTCGGAGGATTTACTATGATAAAGGCAGAAGAGCTAACTTATTCTGCCATAGTGGATTCCATGATGAAAGGTCATTTCTACAGTTCTATGGGACCGGAGATAAAAGAACTTTATATTGAAGGAAATGAATTGGTGGTAAAAACTGGACCGGTTCAAAAAATCTATGTGATGATGGATGCTACCAGATGTTATCGTAAAGTAGCTGCCTATGGAGAAACTCTTACTGAAGCAAGGTTTACTCTGGATGGCAATGAAAATTATATTCGTGTAGAGTGTAAAGATGAGAATGGGCTCTATGCCAATAGCAACGCCTACTTTCTTTCTGATATTGGAGCAAAGGAGATTAAGAGGAATGAATAG